One genomic region from Nitrospira sp. encodes:
- the modA gene encoding molybdate ABC transporter substrate-binding protein, which translates to MKQRFLTWYLFVLASTAVIPAFAEQVLVAVAANFVPPFHEVATEFEQSTGHHVEIAAGSSGNLYSQIKNGAPFDVFFSADNKRPKRLEEGGFGVEDSRFTYALGRIALWSPNADLVKGEETLSSKNFTRLAIANPKTAPYGLAAMQALQALRIWEKLQPGNVIIVGENLGQTMRFIESGNAELGFVALSQVMDPKFKGKGSRWDVPTNLHEPIKQDAILLTKGKDNSAAKALMEFMSGPQAKAIIERYGYYLK; encoded by the coding sequence ATGAAACAGAGGTTTCTCACATGGTATTTGTTTGTTCTCGCGAGTACGGCCGTGATACCGGCATTCGCCGAGCAGGTTCTGGTCGCGGTGGCGGCGAATTTTGTTCCACCGTTCCACGAGGTGGCGACGGAGTTTGAACAATCGACGGGACATCACGTTGAGATTGCTGCCGGTTCCTCCGGCAATTTGTATTCGCAAATCAAGAACGGGGCGCCGTTCGATGTGTTTTTCTCTGCCGATAATAAGCGCCCCAAGCGCTTGGAAGAAGGAGGGTTTGGAGTCGAGGATTCCCGCTTCACCTATGCCCTCGGTCGTATCGCGCTCTGGAGCCCGAATGCCGACCTGGTGAAGGGAGAAGAGACATTATCCTCCAAAAATTTCACACGCCTGGCCATTGCGAACCCCAAGACCGCTCCTTACGGCCTCGCGGCGATGCAGGCATTGCAGGCGTTGAGGATCTGGGAGAAGTTACAGCCCGGGAACGTCATCATCGTGGGGGAGAATCTTGGCCAGACTATGAGATTTATCGAGTCCGGAAATGCCGAACTGGGCTTTGTGGCCTTATCCCAGGTCATGGACCCGAAGTTCAAGGGGAAGGGAAGTCGCTGGGATGTTCCAACCAACCTGCACGAACCAATCAAGCAGGATGCGATCTTGCTGACCAAGGGAAAGGATAACTCTGCGGCAAAAGCGCTCATGGAGTTCATGAGTGGTCCTCAGGCCAAGGCGATCATCGAACGGTATGGGTATTATCTGAAGTAA
- a CDS encoding alginate export family protein produces MSRRIFWCVLLTVPLLIGPERAKAVEHGDVIQKKDGTWVFKNTEDPVFKFMRDTGWITTEKYFTVSSQTGKNWIEPADAILNVRREVDWRRYLKTGLHLPDWIDLGLEQRTRFESVSHPWRVIQVPGNGATDAQIPLRSRVRFGLGGNGPVRFLFEGQDSRSFLISGEPGNFRDTTTVNEFDALQLFGALKLDNVLGTGLRTDFHFGRWTSDFGRRRLISRNNFRNTTNSFDGFHWQIGQEQLWRLRAFVVEPVIRNTEQLDHQNSNSLFWGTYFEGHHFPWFRMDAYYLGLNDRRVANVANHRTYSTFGGRLYKDPKPGEPDYEIETTWQVGTLGVTNHFAFLNHLDIGYTFDFPWTPRLLFHYDYASGDRQPGDSQNGSFDTLFGSRNFEYMRTGIWGPFYRTNLQSPGWRVILTPTPNWFLEVKHRVWFLAQSKDFFGQSGLRDPTGQSGTSLGQDVELRAQWIISSNLDFDFGYAHWFKGSYFDSPIIIAQMPTGGNKDSDYFFAAIRVRI; encoded by the coding sequence ATGTCGAGGAGGATTTTTTGGTGTGTCTTGCTGACTGTGCCTCTTCTTATAGGACCAGAAAGGGCGAAGGCTGTCGAACATGGTGACGTGATACAGAAGAAAGACGGGACCTGGGTATTCAAAAACACGGAAGATCCCGTGTTCAAGTTCATGCGCGATACCGGATGGATCACAACTGAGAAATATTTTACGGTTTCTTCACAAACAGGGAAAAATTGGATCGAGCCGGCCGACGCCATTCTCAATGTGCGTCGAGAAGTTGATTGGAGACGATACCTCAAAACCGGGCTACACCTCCCCGACTGGATCGATCTGGGACTCGAGCAACGGACACGATTTGAGTCGGTCAGTCACCCCTGGCGAGTAATCCAGGTCCCCGGGAACGGAGCGACGGATGCGCAAATTCCACTGCGGTCTCGAGTTCGTTTTGGATTGGGCGGAAACGGGCCAGTGCGATTTCTTTTCGAGGGTCAGGATTCACGTTCCTTTCTTATTAGTGGAGAGCCCGGAAATTTCCGGGACACTACCACGGTGAATGAATTCGACGCTCTACAGTTGTTCGGGGCATTGAAATTGGATAATGTCTTGGGGACCGGGTTACGGACCGATTTCCACTTCGGCCGCTGGACCAGCGATTTCGGCCGTCGTCGACTGATCTCGCGGAACAATTTTCGGAATACCACAAACTCGTTTGACGGCTTCCATTGGCAAATCGGTCAGGAGCAGCTCTGGCGGCTCAGGGCATTCGTCGTGGAACCGGTCATCCGAAACACTGAACAGCTCGACCACCAAAACAGCAATTCGCTCTTTTGGGGAACTTATTTTGAAGGTCACCATTTCCCCTGGTTCCGGATGGACGCCTACTACTTGGGACTGAACGATAGGCGCGTGGCGAATGTGGCCAACCATCGCACCTATTCGACATTCGGAGGGCGCCTGTATAAGGATCCCAAGCCCGGTGAGCCAGATTATGAAATTGAGACCACCTGGCAGGTCGGAACATTGGGAGTGACCAATCATTTTGCTTTTTTGAACCACCTCGACATCGGGTATACATTCGACTTCCCTTGGACGCCGAGATTGCTGTTTCACTATGACTATGCCAGCGGCGATCGCCAACCAGGCGACAGCCAGAATGGATCGTTCGATACGCTGTTCGGCTCACGGAACTTTGAATATATGCGCACCGGAATCTGGGGTCCCTTTTATAGAACAAACCTCCAATCACCGGGGTGGCGGGTGATCCTCACGCCCACACCAAACTGGTTTTTGGAAGTCAAGCATCGCGTCTGGTTTCTGGCGCAAAGCAAGGATTTCTTCGGCCAATCCGGTTTACGAGACCCCACTGGGCAATCCGGCACTTCACTCGGACAAGACGTGGAGCTTCGCGCGCAATGGATAATCAGTTCTAACCTGGATTTCGACTTTGGATACGCGCATTGGTTCAAGGGGTCTTATTTTGACAGCCCCATCATCATTGCCCAAATGCCGACCGGAGGGAACAAAGACAGCGATTATTTTTTCGCTGCAATACGAGTCAGAATCTAG
- a CDS encoding TOBE domain-containing protein, whose product MKLSARNQFQGTVTRITEGQAMAEVTVKVGTLEFVAAITEGSVKSMGLKVNDSVTVAIKATEVMVGK is encoded by the coding sequence ATGAAGCTCAGCGCACGCAATCAATTTCAGGGAACCGTTACACGAATCACAGAAGGACAAGCGATGGCCGAAGTGACCGTCAAGGTCGGCACACTCGAGTTTGTCGCTGCCATCACTGAAGGGTCCGTCAAGAGCATGGGCTTGAAGGTCAACGACTCTGTGACCGTCGCCATCAAGGCCACTGAGGTGATGGTCGGAAAGTAA
- a CDS encoding DUF3365 domain-containing protein, with translation MIKGSANRLKDYEETELVMIVPSKAFLLLALALILLWPSIGSAQASHKEAEQAAELLATFLNAGRVIVERNQPLINDPRKGDKRFTPEVFQQLVLDEFLQQTHIDLKHPPSSLPSPTIDLLSMLLLASKEVVADAQLVINQRGIGYKNFIPASFGSQAARKFSKRSKVTIKQTALDPRNLKNAPDAYEETALKRLADEPASSAPIVEWVDGGRLLRTLMPIYYTEDCLVCHGKPKGILDISGYPREGAQVGELAGAISIQIPSDHR, from the coding sequence ATGATCAAGGGCAGTGCCAACCGGCTGAAGGACTATGAGGAAACGGAGTTGGTGATGATCGTCCCTTCGAAAGCATTCTTACTTCTCGCGTTGGCCTTGATCTTGTTATGGCCTTCGATCGGCTCGGCACAAGCTTCTCACAAGGAAGCTGAACAGGCTGCAGAGCTCCTGGCGACGTTCCTCAACGCAGGGCGTGTCATCGTCGAGCGGAATCAACCATTGATCAACGATCCTCGAAAAGGCGATAAAAGATTCACTCCTGAGGTTTTTCAACAGTTGGTGCTCGATGAGTTTCTCCAGCAGACACACATTGATCTGAAACATCCTCCTTCCTCGTTGCCTTCTCCGACCATAGATCTGCTGAGCATGCTGCTCCTCGCGAGCAAAGAGGTGGTGGCGGACGCCCAACTGGTGATCAATCAACGTGGGATCGGATACAAGAATTTTATCCCGGCCTCGTTCGGCAGTCAGGCCGCGCGGAAATTCTCGAAGCGATCGAAGGTGACGATCAAACAGACCGCTCTGGATCCGAGGAATTTGAAAAATGCTCCGGATGCGTATGAAGAAACAGCGCTGAAACGCCTTGCCGACGAACCGGCCTCAAGCGCTCCGATTGTGGAGTGGGTCGATGGTGGGCGGCTACTCAGAACCCTGATGCCCATCTATTATACGGAGGATTGTCTTGTCTGCCACGGGAAGCCCAAAGGAATCCTTGACATTTCCGGCTACCCGCGAGAAGGCGCACAAGTAGGAGAACTGGCCGGGGCCATCAGCATTCAGATCCCCTCGGACCATCGGTAG
- a CDS encoding transporter substrate-binding domain-containing protein, whose translation MAWIVSFCIIKRLRLSLVLMMLIVILQGCGLLYDAVELIHPLTREALSSICSRAQLRVGISVEPFRPFVFPAVYTDEGIRVTGLDVELIREIGDALTAYCGGATPIVPVLYLTRFRDLFIKMTEGQLDLFISSVSGTVPGAYPPGLWFSSPYFHEDGIAAIIQKPEVVERVWAQFRKQNGKLNTLAAVQEGFAGLTVAVQKGRSSHLYAEANLKRIHMVICDSLPASVETKDLNIDVILTNHSILEYVTKRVWQDWRLLRQNDGSPLILTHEDLSIVTSDDHRRLQWFLNNLLFHLEESGRLRQMRRKWVEEEYAPTRRAATEGLPLEVTQIPQHYDQGQCQPAEGL comes from the coding sequence ATGGCATGGATCGTGAGCTTTTGCATCATAAAACGGCTCCGCCTTTCGCTCGTCCTAATGATGCTGATCGTTATCCTGCAAGGATGCGGTCTTCTGTATGATGCCGTTGAGCTCATACACCCGCTGACGCGCGAGGCATTGTCATCGATCTGCTCGCGTGCGCAGTTACGTGTCGGTATTTCCGTCGAGCCGTTTCGCCCGTTCGTCTTTCCTGCCGTGTATACGGACGAAGGCATTCGCGTCACAGGCCTGGATGTCGAACTGATCCGAGAAATCGGCGACGCGCTGACGGCGTACTGCGGCGGAGCAACCCCCATCGTTCCAGTCCTGTACCTCACTCGATTTCGCGATCTGTTCATCAAAATGACTGAAGGACAGCTGGATTTGTTCATCTCGTCCGTCAGCGGAACCGTTCCCGGCGCATATCCGCCGGGCCTGTGGTTTTCATCTCCTTATTTTCATGAAGACGGTATCGCAGCCATCATCCAGAAGCCCGAAGTCGTCGAACGTGTATGGGCTCAATTTCGCAAGCAGAACGGAAAATTGAATACGCTCGCTGCCGTCCAGGAAGGCTTTGCCGGATTGACCGTCGCCGTTCAGAAAGGCCGATCGTCTCATCTGTATGCCGAAGCCAATCTCAAGCGCATCCACATGGTCATCTGCGATTCACTTCCCGCTTCGGTGGAAACGAAGGACCTGAATATCGATGTCATCCTGACCAACCATTCCATCCTGGAGTATGTGACAAAACGGGTCTGGCAAGATTGGCGGCTCCTGAGACAAAACGACGGCAGCCCCTTGATTCTGACTCATGAGGATCTCTCCATCGTGACAAGCGACGACCACAGGCGGTTACAATGGTTCTTGAACAACTTGCTGTTTCATCTGGAAGAATCAGGTCGGCTGAGGCAGATGCGTAGGAAATGGGTGGAAGAGGAATACGCGCCTACTCGACGGGCGGCAACAGAGGGGCTGCCACTTGAAGTCACGCAAATTCCTCAGCATTATGATCAAGGGCAGTGCCAACCGGCTGAAGGACTATGA
- a CDS encoding TOBE domain-containing protein, translating into MAKKMTGNVLTAREAARYVRLTLPTFYRYIWEGKIEAPKIGGRYRFTRSLLDGWLGKKNTGVDDVSGRNKLIGRVTAIKRDAIMAQIDVDIGFHKITAVITRDALDALGLRIGDTAIALVKATEVMIVKD; encoded by the coding sequence ATGGCAAAAAAGATGACGGGCAATGTCCTCACGGCTAGGGAAGCGGCACGATATGTTCGGCTGACATTGCCGACCTTCTACCGGTATATTTGGGAGGGGAAAATTGAGGCACCCAAGATCGGGGGACGATATCGGTTTACGAGATCGTTGCTCGACGGGTGGCTGGGCAAAAAAAACACAGGCGTCGATGATGTCAGTGGGCGCAATAAGCTCATCGGTCGAGTGACGGCGATCAAGCGGGACGCGATCATGGCACAGATCGATGTCGACATTGGCTTCCACAAGATTACGGCCGTGATCACTCGTGATGCGCTGGACGCACTCGGGCTCCGCATCGGAGATACCGCGATTGCCTTAGTCAAAGCGACCGAAGTCATGATCGTGAAAGACTAA
- the modC gene encoding molybdenum ABC transporter ATP-binding protein, with protein MSRLIAQFHVRYPTFQLGIDLDVPASGITVLFGHSGSGKTTLLRCLTGLERASDGFMQFGNDVWQDEKRGLCLPLHRRPIGYVFQEPRLFPHYDVRANLLYGYKRIPPEQRRIAIEQVVDILGIGHLLERRIHKLSGGEQQRVAIGRALLTSPKLLLMDEPLASLDVQRKQELLPFISRLHEELRIPVIYVSHAVNEIFQLADRIVLLKAGKVAGIGPLNEMLTSLKFRGHFGAHRIGAILDARVAAHDVEYGLTRLEFNSHDLFVPLQSVVVGQVMRVHIFSSDVSLVIGRIDCPTSVLNVLKATIVEIREIDMASVDVLLDIGAPLVATITRKSLVTLGLKPGDRVFAHIKAVALNEELVE; from the coding sequence ATGAGCCGACTGATTGCACAGTTCCATGTACGCTATCCGACCTTTCAGCTGGGCATCGATCTGGACGTGCCGGCCTCAGGCATCACCGTGCTCTTCGGCCATTCAGGGTCTGGAAAGACAACGCTGTTGCGATGCTTGACTGGACTGGAGCGCGCATCCGACGGGTTCATGCAGTTCGGCAACGATGTCTGGCAGGACGAGAAAAGGGGTCTGTGCCTGCCGCTTCACAGACGGCCGATCGGATATGTGTTTCAGGAGCCTCGCTTGTTCCCCCATTACGATGTACGCGCGAACCTTCTGTATGGGTACAAGCGTATTCCTCCAGAGCAACGCCGCATTGCTATCGAACAGGTGGTCGATATTCTGGGCATCGGCCATCTGCTTGAACGCCGCATTCATAAGTTGTCTGGGGGCGAACAACAGCGAGTGGCGATCGGTCGAGCGTTGTTGACCAGCCCCAAGCTCCTGTTAATGGATGAACCGCTCGCCTCGCTTGATGTTCAACGCAAACAGGAACTCCTTCCGTTCATCAGTCGACTTCATGAGGAGCTGCGCATTCCGGTGATCTACGTCAGTCATGCAGTCAATGAAATCTTCCAACTTGCCGACCGTATCGTGCTGTTGAAAGCGGGAAAGGTCGCCGGGATCGGCCCGCTCAATGAGATGCTCACTTCTCTGAAATTCCGAGGACATTTTGGAGCGCACCGGATCGGCGCAATCTTGGATGCCCGTGTCGCCGCTCATGACGTGGAGTACGGCCTGACCCGATTGGAATTCAATAGCCATGACCTATTTGTGCCCCTTCAGTCTGTCGTCGTCGGGCAGGTCATGCGTGTACACATCTTTTCCAGCGATGTCAGTCTGGTCATAGGACGGATCGATTGTCCTACCAGCGTATTGAACGTTCTGAAGGCCACGATCGTAGAGATCCGCGAAATAGACATGGCCTCAGTAGACGTGCTTCTAGATATCGGAGCGCCGCTCGTGGCCACCATCACTCGAAAATCGCTTGTCACTCTGGGGTTAAAACCTGGCGATCGGGTATTCGCCCATATCAAAGCAGTCGCGCTGAATGAAGAGTTGGTGGAATAG
- the modB gene encoding molybdate ABC transporter permease subunit — protein sequence MDTLTDMHLSALSVSLRLATMTVIVLLIVGTPIAWWLAHTSSPFRPIVEAAVALPIVLPPTVLGFYILVALGPYGPFSRIAHLSLAFTFTGLVIASVFYSMPFVIQPLQGAFEAAGKAPLEAAWSLRASKLDAFLTVISPIALRGYITAIVLGFAHTIGEFGVVLMVGGSIPGQTRVLSTTIFEHVEVMEYAQAHAVSAFMLIFSFLVLLAVYVANRRFPIHAS from the coding sequence ATGGACACATTGACAGACATGCATCTGAGCGCCCTGTCGGTCAGCCTGCGGCTGGCGACGATGACCGTGATCGTTCTGCTGATTGTAGGCACGCCAATCGCCTGGTGGCTGGCTCATACCAGTTCCCCGTTCAGACCCATCGTGGAGGCCGCGGTCGCGCTCCCCATCGTGCTTCCACCTACCGTCTTGGGATTTTACATCCTCGTCGCGCTGGGCCCATACGGGCCGTTCAGCCGTATCGCCCATCTCTCGCTCGCCTTCACCTTCACCGGTCTCGTCATCGCCTCGGTCTTTTACTCAATGCCGTTCGTGATACAGCCGCTGCAAGGCGCCTTTGAAGCCGCCGGCAAGGCTCCCTTGGAAGCAGCCTGGTCGCTCCGTGCTTCCAAACTCGACGCCTTTCTGACCGTGATCTCCCCGATCGCGCTGCGCGGCTATATCACCGCGATCGTGCTCGGGTTTGCCCATACGATTGGAGAGTTCGGGGTGGTGCTGATGGTCGGGGGGTCGATCCCGGGACAAACGCGTGTCCTCTCCACGACCATCTTCGAACATGTCGAAGTGATGGAATACGCTCAGGCTCATGCCGTCTCTGCTTTCATGCTGATCTTTTCGTTTCTGGTGCTGTTGGCCGTCTATGTCGCCAACCGACGATTTCCCATCCATGCATCATGA
- the modA gene encoding molybdate ABC transporter substrate-binding protein, giving the protein MILRLLTACVVILVTMAGTPAFAEPVLVAVAANFIPPFRELAIEFEKATGHQLKVAGGSSGNFYAQIKHGAPFDIFFSADAERPKLLEDEGLGVKDTRFTYAIGRLVLWSPNADLIKGVETLRAKQYKKLAIANPKTAPYGVAAMQTMQKLELWESLQPQIVMGENLGQTMGFIESGNAQLGFVALSQVMDAKFKDKGSRWEVPTTLHEPINQDVILLTKGQKNPGAKALLEFVGSPPAKAIIERFGYELK; this is encoded by the coding sequence ATGATACTGAGGCTTCTTACAGCGTGTGTGGTGATCCTCGTGACGATGGCGGGGACCCCGGCCTTCGCCGAGCCGGTGCTGGTGGCGGTGGCGGCGAATTTCATTCCGCCGTTCCGTGAACTCGCGATTGAGTTCGAGAAAGCCACCGGCCATCAGCTGAAGGTGGCGGGAGGGTCCTCCGGCAATTTCTACGCACAAATCAAGCACGGCGCGCCCTTCGACATATTTTTCTCTGCCGATGCGGAGCGGCCCAAACTGTTGGAAGACGAGGGATTGGGCGTCAAGGATACCCGCTTTACCTATGCGATCGGCCGGCTCGTGCTGTGGAGTCCGAATGCCGACCTGATCAAGGGAGTAGAGACGCTCCGGGCCAAACAGTACAAAAAGCTGGCCATCGCGAATCCCAAAACGGCGCCGTACGGAGTCGCGGCGATGCAGACGATGCAAAAGCTGGAACTCTGGGAGAGTTTACAGCCTCAAATTGTCATGGGAGAGAATCTTGGTCAGACCATGGGGTTCATCGAATCGGGCAATGCGCAGTTGGGGTTCGTGGCCTTGTCTCAGGTCATGGATGCCAAGTTCAAGGACAAGGGCAGTCGGTGGGAGGTCCCCACCACGCTCCACGAGCCGATCAACCAGGACGTGATCTTGCTGACGAAGGGCCAGAAGAACCCCGGGGCCAAAGCCCTCCTGGAATTCGTGGGCAGTCCGCCCGCCAAGGCGATTATCGAACGCTTTGGGTATGAGTTGAAGTAG
- a CDS encoding alginate export family protein, producing the protein MSKKSLWWVLLTVPVLFLGTTTAKAVEYGELVEDEVCLPTAPIISSGRSVEIPCGPWVFKNTEDPVFKYMRDTGWISHERYFAVSDQTGKNWIEPADAVLNRRKDIDWNRYLKTGLRLPDWLDLGLEQRSRIESYDHPWRVSQVPGDGAPDTQVPLRSRVRFGLGGNGPVRFLFEGNDSRSFLLSGAEGSFRDTTMVNEFDILQLFGALKLDNVLGTGLRTDFHFGRMTMDVGNRRMIARNDFRNTSNSFDGFHWLIGREKLWQVRAFVVEPVIRLMEQMDQQNKNTLFWGTYFEGQHFPWFQMDAYYLGLNDIRVANVANHRTYSTFGGRLYKNPKPGELDYEIETTWQFGHRGVTDHFAYFQHLDLGYMFNVRWTPRLLFHFDYASGDRKPGDSQDESFDTLFGARNFEYMPTSIWGPFYRANLWSPGWRLIITPNPSWILEVKHRVWYLAQSKDFFGQSGLRDPTGNSGSSLGQDVQLRARWAVNKNLDFDAGYVHWFKGSYFDSPTILAEMPTGGNKDSDYFYFQMRIRI; encoded by the coding sequence ATGTCGAAGAAATCGCTATGGTGGGTCTTGCTCACGGTGCCGGTCCTGTTCTTAGGAACGACCACGGCCAAGGCCGTCGAGTATGGGGAACTGGTCGAGGACGAGGTGTGCCTCCCCACCGCCCCCATCATCAGTTCGGGGCGGTCCGTCGAAATCCCGTGCGGACCCTGGGTTTTCAAGAACACGGAAGATCCGGTGTTCAAGTACATGCGGGATACGGGATGGATTAGCCACGAGCGCTATTTTGCCGTCTCCGATCAGACCGGCAAGAACTGGATTGAGCCGGCCGATGCGGTCCTCAATCGCCGGAAGGACATAGATTGGAATCGATACCTCAAAACCGGGCTGCGCCTTCCCGACTGGCTCGACCTGGGACTTGAGCAACGGAGCAGAATTGAGTCGTATGATCACCCCTGGCGAGTAAGCCAAGTCCCCGGGGACGGGGCGCCGGATACACAAGTTCCTCTGCGGTCGCGAGTTCGTTTTGGATTAGGAGGCAACGGACCAGTGCGATTTCTGTTCGAGGGTAACGATTCCCGTTCGTTTCTTCTTAGTGGAGCCGAGGGATCTTTCCGCGACACCACCATGGTCAATGAATTCGATATTCTCCAGCTGTTTGGAGCATTGAAATTGGACAATGTACTGGGGACTGGACTGCGGACCGATTTCCATTTTGGACGGATGACCATGGATGTCGGCAACCGACGGATGATTGCCAGAAACGATTTTCGAAACACCTCAAACTCGTTTGATGGCTTCCATTGGCTAATCGGTCGGGAGAAGCTCTGGCAGGTCAGGGCATTCGTCGTGGAGCCGGTTATCCGACTCATGGAGCAGATGGACCAGCAAAACAAGAATACGCTCTTTTGGGGGACCTACTTCGAGGGCCAGCATTTCCCCTGGTTCCAGATGGACGCCTACTACTTGGGACTGAACGATATACGCGTGGCGAATGTGGCCAACCATCGCACCTATTCCACGTTCGGCGGTCGCCTCTATAAAAACCCCAAACCGGGAGAACTGGATTATGAAATTGAGACCACCTGGCAGTTCGGTCACCGAGGCGTGACGGACCACTTTGCCTATTTTCAACACCTGGATCTCGGCTATATGTTCAACGTCCGGTGGACACCCCGACTCCTGTTCCACTTCGACTATGCCAGCGGCGATCGCAAGCCGGGCGATAGTCAGGACGAATCGTTCGATACATTATTTGGCGCACGTAACTTTGAATATATGCCCACCAGCATCTGGGGTCCTTTTTATAGAGCCAACCTCTGGTCGCCGGGGTGGCGGCTGATCATCACGCCCAACCCTAGCTGGATTTTGGAAGTCAAGCATCGCGTCTGGTATCTCGCCCAGAGCAAGGATTTCTTCGGCCAGTCCGGCTTGCGGGACCCCACTGGGAACTCCGGCAGCTCGCTGGGGCAGGATGTGCAACTGCGCGCCCGGTGGGCCGTCAACAAGAATCTGGACTTTGATGCCGGCTACGTACACTGGTTCAAGGGATCCTATTTTGACAGTCCCACGATCCTTGCCGAAATGCCGACCGGAGGAAACAAAGATAGTGATTACTTCTATTTTCAAATGCGAATCAGGATCTAG